The following are from one region of the Paramagnetospirillum magnetotacticum MS-1 genome:
- a CDS encoding aminotransferase class I/II-fold pyridoxal phosphate-dependent enzyme, whose amino-acid sequence MTIAPHLDARLDGLPDYPFARLAKLLGGPARPDSIVMSIGEPQHRPPALVAEVLAANASLWGKYPPANGPAELRQAVADWAGRRYGLPQGLIDPEKAVLPVAGTREALYLIAQTVCGDRGGQRPLVLLPNPFYQVYAGAAVMAGADPVFVPGADGPASQPDFSTLPPDILDRTALAYVCSPANPQGSVADAALLERQVQTARRHGFVLAVDECYSEIWDKAPPPGVLSICAALGEGLGNVLMFNSLSKRSSVPGLRSGIVVGDEKVIHAFARLRSYGGAATPLPIAAVAAALWRDEAHVRESGDLYRAKLDVAERILGQRFGFYRPAGGFFLWLDVGDGEAAAVKLWREGDMRVLPGAYLAAEDSEEGNPGSRFIRVALVHDLATTEAALARLAAILGG is encoded by the coding sequence ATGACCATCGCTCCCCATCTCGACGCCCGTCTCGACGGTCTGCCCGACTATCCCTTCGCCCGTTTGGCCAAGCTGCTGGGCGGTCCCGCCCGGCCCGATTCCATCGTCATGTCCATCGGCGAGCCCCAGCACCGCCCGCCCGCCCTGGTGGCCGAGGTCCTGGCGGCCAATGCCTCGCTGTGGGGCAAATATCCCCCGGCCAACGGCCCGGCCGAACTGCGCCAAGCGGTGGCGGACTGGGCCGGGCGCCGTTACGGCCTGCCCCAAGGGTTGATCGATCCGGAAAAGGCGGTCCTGCCAGTGGCTGGCACCCGCGAGGCCCTGTATCTGATCGCCCAGACCGTGTGCGGCGACCGTGGCGGCCAACGGCCCCTGGTGCTGCTGCCCAATCCCTTCTATCAGGTCTATGCCGGTGCGGCGGTGATGGCGGGCGCCGATCCCGTCTTCGTGCCCGGCGCCGATGGCCCGGCCAGCCAGCCCGACTTTTCCACTCTGCCCCCCGATATCCTGGACCGCACCGCCCTGGCCTATGTGTGCAGTCCGGCCAATCCCCAAGGCTCGGTGGCCGATGCCGCTCTGCTGGAGCGTCAGGTTCAGACCGCACGGCGCCACGGTTTCGTCCTGGCGGTGGACGAGTGCTATTCCGAGATCTGGGACAAGGCACCGCCGCCCGGAGTTCTGTCCATCTGCGCCGCCCTGGGCGAGGGGCTCGGCAATGTCTTGATGTTCAATTCACTATCGAAACGGTCAAGCGTGCCTGGGCTGCGCTCTGGGATCGTGGTCGGGGATGAAAAGGTCATCCACGCCTTTGCCCGCCTGCGCTCCTATGGCGGGGCCGCCACGCCGCTGCCCATCGCCGCCGTTGCCGCCGCTTTGTGGCGCGACGAAGCCCATGTGAGGGAGAGCGGCGATCTTTACCGCGCCAAGCTGGATGTGGCCGAGCGTATCCTTGGCCAGCGTTTCGGTTTTTACCGCCCGGCTGGCGGCTTTTTCCTGTGGCTGGATGTGGGCGACGGCGAGGCGGCGGCGGTCAAGCTGTGGCGAGAGGGCGATATGCGGGTCCTGCCCGGCGCCTATCTGGCGGCCGAGGATTCCGAAGAGGGCAATCCGGGCAGCCGGTTCATCCGCGTTGCCCTGGTCCATGATCTGGCCACCACCGAGGCGGCGCTGGCCCGCCTTGCGGCCATTTTGGGGGGTTAA
- a CDS encoding ammonium transporter produces the protein MSNRLKSVLLSVGPALGLTLLASVAGAEEAAAPAAAAAPVVLDTGATAWMLTSTALVLMMTIPGLALFYAGMVRKKNVLGTMMQSFAITCVVTLLWVIIGYSLAFTGEGPFIGGLDRFLLNGLDKAALALPNPVPESVFMMFQMTFAIITPALITGAFADRMKFSSMLVFMSLWLLVVYAPICHWVWMLDEKGGAVGFLAKLGVLDFAGGTVVHINAGIAGLVACLILGPRKGYGTDNMAPHNLSLSIIGASLLWVGWFGFNAGSAVAADGRAGMAMAVTQVGAAAAAVSWMLAEWVLRKKPSALGIISGAVAGLVAITPASGFVDVKGALVIGLVAGVLCYWGATGLKHALKYDDSLDAFGVHGIGGIIGAILTGVFAVEKIGGTAGLLEGNGAQVMTQVYGVLTTLVYTAVVSFILLKAIDMVMGLRVTAEEEREGLDIALHGETVH, from the coding sequence ATGAGCAATCGTTTGAAGTCCGTTCTGTTAAGCGTAGGCCCCGCGCTCGGCCTTACGCTTCTCGCCTCGGTGGCGGGTGCTGAAGAGGCCGCCGCTCCGGCCGCCGCGGCCGCTCCGGTGGTGCTCGATACCGGCGCCACCGCCTGGATGCTCACCTCCACCGCCCTGGTGCTGATGATGACCATCCCCGGCCTGGCCCTGTTCTATGCTGGCATGGTTCGCAAGAAGAACGTGCTGGGCACCATGATGCAGAGCTTCGCCATCACCTGCGTCGTCACCCTGCTGTGGGTGATCATCGGTTACTCCCTGGCCTTCACCGGCGAGGGTCCGTTCATCGGCGGTCTGGACCGCTTTCTGCTGAACGGTCTGGACAAGGCCGCCCTGGCCCTGCCGAACCCGGTTCCCGAATCGGTGTTCATGATGTTCCAGATGACCTTTGCCATCATCACCCCGGCCCTGATCACCGGCGCTTTCGCCGACCGCATGAAGTTCTCCTCCATGCTGGTGTTCATGAGCCTGTGGCTGCTGGTCGTCTACGCGCCCATCTGCCATTGGGTGTGGATGCTCGACGAGAAGGGTGGCGCCGTTGGTTTCCTGGCCAAGCTGGGCGTGCTCGACTTCGCTGGCGGCACCGTGGTGCACATCAATGCCGGTATCGCCGGTCTGGTCGCCTGCTTGATCCTGGGGCCGCGCAAGGGCTATGGCACCGACAACATGGCTCCCCATAACCTGTCGCTGTCCATCATCGGCGCCTCGCTGCTGTGGGTGGGCTGGTTCGGCTTCAACGCCGGTTCCGCCGTGGCCGCCGATGGCCGTGCGGGCATGGCCATGGCCGTGACCCAGGTGGGTGCCGCCGCCGCCGCCGTCTCCTGGATGCTGGCCGAGTGGGTGCTGCGCAAGAAGCCCTCCGCTCTGGGCATCATCTCGGGTGCCGTGGCCGGTCTGGTCGCCATCACTCCCGCTTCCGGCTTCGTGGACGTCAAGGGCGCCCTGGTCATCGGCCTGGTTGCTGGCGTGCTCTGCTACTGGGGCGCCACTGGCCTCAAGCATGCCCTGAAGTACGACGACTCCCTGGACGCCTTCGGCGTGCACGGTATCGGCGGCATCATCGGCGCCATCCTGACCGGTGTCTTCGCGGTCGAGAAGATCGGCGGCACCGCCGGTCTGCTGGAAGGCAACGGCGCTCAGGTCATGACCCAGGTCTATGGCGTGCTGACCACCCTGGTCTACACCGCCGTGGTGTCGTTCATCCTGCTCAAGGCCATCGACATGGTCATGGGTCTGCGGGTCACCGCCGAGGAAGAGCGTGAAGGTCTGGACATCGCCCTGCACGGCGAAACCGTCCACTGA
- a CDS encoding P-II family nitrogen regulator: MKLIMAIIKPFKLDEVREALTPLGVQGLTVSEVKGFGRQKGQTEIYRGAEYVVNFLPKVKIEVAVNDDLVDRVVEAIQTAARTGKIGDGKVFVTEIQQAYRIRTGESNAEAL; the protein is encoded by the coding sequence ATGAAGCTGATCATGGCCATCATCAAGCCCTTCAAGCTCGACGAGGTTCGCGAGGCCCTGACGCCGTTGGGCGTCCAAGGCCTGACCGTGAGCGAAGTCAAGGGCTTCGGCCGCCAGAAGGGACAAACCGAAATCTATCGCGGCGCCGAATACGTGGTGAACTTCCTGCCCAAGGTGAAGATCGAGGTCGCCGTCAACGACGATCTGGTCGACCGCGTGGTGGAAGCCATCCAGACCGCTGCCCGCACCGGCAAGATCGGTGACGGCAAGGTGTTCGTCACCGAGATCCAGCAGGCCTACCGCATCCGCACCGGCGAAAGCAACGCGGAAGCGCTCTGA